One part of the Phragmites australis chromosome 3, lpPhrAust1.1, whole genome shotgun sequence genome encodes these proteins:
- the LOC133912156 gene encoding protein TOC75, chloroplastic has translation MPLTSQGISLRSPPKATRGLGGQRSSSSSRPVATAASRSWGQTHGRRPLSISSARYESAAHPPPRGLSSGSSSSAIRAAASSGSQPDSAPVPAEPRIELPAIFTLFSEAAAKTGAAFFIASSGAVFLLGSFGGFGGGAGGLFGGGGGGGGWGAGGGGAGGGGGGGGFWSRFFSAGAAHADDKSSGDWDAHGLPVNMSVPLTKLSGLKRYKLSELKFFDRAAGGGGSYTGPEDSFFEMVTLQPGGVYTKSQLLKELETLVSCGMFERVDLEVKPKPDNTIGLTVSFVESVWSAAKQFKCINVGLMSQSGQVDFDQDMTEREKMDYLRKQERDYQQRVRGAKPCILPENVRGEVLGMMKKQEKVSARMLQKIRDHVQKWYHIEGFVCAQVVNFGNLNTSEVVCEVVEGDITKVEYQFQDKLGNIVEGNTQLPIIDRELPQQLRPGHIFNIGAGKQALKNINSLALFSNIEVNPRPDETKEGGIVVEIKLKELEPKSAEVSTEWSIVPGREGRPTLASIQPGGTVSFEHRNIYGLNRSIVGSVTSSNLLNPQDDLSFKLEYVHPYLDGVDDRSKNRTFKTSCFNTRKLSPVFVAGPNMDEAPPVWIDRVGFKANITESFTRQSKFTYGLVVEEITTRDETNSICTHGSRAMPSGGLSMDGPPTTLSGTGVDRMAFLQANITRDNTEFVNGAIIGDRYIFQLDQGLGIGSKNPFFNRHQLSLTKFINLNKQEKGAGKPLPAVLVLHGHYAGCVGDLPSYDAFTLGGPYSVRGFSNGELGASRNILELATELRIPVRNTHVYGFVEHGTDLGSSKDVKGNPTEFFRRVGHGSSYGVGVKLGLVRGEYIVDHNAGTGTIFFRFGERF, from the exons ATGCCATTGACATCGCAGGGCATCTCCTTGCGCTCCCCGCCCAAGGCCACTCGCGGCCTGGGAGGTcagcgctcctcctcctcctccaggcCCGTCGCCACCGCGGCTTCACGCAGCTGGGGGCAGACCCACGGCCGGCGACCCTTATCCATCTCGTCCGCCAGGTACGAATCCGCTGCTCATCCACCACCTAGAGGCCTCAGCAGCGGGAGCTCCTCCTCGGCCATACGCGCCGCCGCATCGAGCGGCTCGCAGCCTGACAGCGCCCCCGTCCCTGCCGAGCCCAGAATCGAACTCCCCGCGATATTTACCCTCTTCTCAGAGGCCGCAGCGAAGACCGGCGCCGCCTTCTTCATTGCCTCATCTGGCGCGGTCTTCCTCCTCGGTTCGTTCGGGGGATTTGGAGGCGGCGCAGGGGGTCTCTttggcggtggtggcggaggaggtggatggGGCGCAGGAGGTGGGGGtgccggcggcgggggcgggggcgggggcttCTGGTCTCGGTTCTTCTCAGCCGGCGCGGCGCACGCGGACGACAAGTCGTCGGGGGATTGGGACGCGCACGGGCTCCCGGTCAACATGTCGGTGCCGCTCACGAAGCTCAGCGGGCTGAAGAGGTACAAGCTATCTGAGCTCAAGTTCTTTGACCGcgctgccggtggtggtggctcCTACACAGGCCCGGAGGATTCCTTCTTCGAAATGGTGACACTGCAGCCCGGTGGTGTGTACACCAAGTCACAGCTGCTGAAGGAACTCGAGACACTCGTTTCCTGTGGCATGTTTGAGCGAGTTGATCTCGAGGTGAAGCCCAAGCCGGATAACACAATTGGTCTCACCGTCTCCTTTGTGGAAAGTGTCTGGAGTGCCGCAAAGCAGTTCAAGTGCATCAATGTGGGGCTTATGTCGCAGTCTGGGCAGGTTGATTTCGACCAGGACATGACAGAGAGGGAGAAGATGGACTACCTCCGTAAACAGGAACGTGATTACCAGCAGCGCGTCCGAGGTGCCAAGCCTTGTATCTTACCGGAAAACGTGCGGGGGGAGGTACTGGGAATGATGAAGAAGCAAGAGAAGGTGAGCGCCAGGATGCTGCAGAAGATCAGGGACCATGTTCAGAAGTGGTACCACATTGAGGGTTTCGTATGCGCCCAGGTGGTTAACTTTGGAAACCTTAACACTAGTGAGGTTGTGTGTGAGGTGGTTGAGGGCGACATCACCAAGGTGGAGTACCAGTTCCAGGATAAGCTTGGAAATATTGTTGAGGGGAATACCCAACTTCCAATCATAGACCGAGAGCTGCCCCAACAG CTTCGACCTGGACATATCTTCAACATTGGAGCAGGGAAACAAGCTCTGAAGAATATAAATTCACTTGCTTTGTTTTCCAATATAGAAGTGAATCCACGCCCTGATGAGACAAAAGAAGGGGGTATAGTAGTTGAAATTAAGCTTAAGGAACTGGAACCAAAGTCAGCTGAAGTAAGTACGGAATGGAGTATTGTGCCTGGGCGTGAGGGCCGACCAACTTTG GCATCCATTCAACCTGGAGGAACTGTGTCATTTGAGCACCGGAACATCTATGGTCTGAACAGATCTATTGTTGGTTCTGTTACATCCAGCAACCTGCTAAACCCTCAG GATGATCTTTCATTCAAGCTTGAGTATGTCCATCCTTATTTGGATGGTGTGGATGACCGTAGTAAAAACCGCACCTTCAAAACTAGCTGCTTCAACACCAGGAAATTGAGTCCTGTCTTTGTTGCTGGCCCCAACATGGATGAAGCTCCACCTGTCTGGATTGATAGAGTTGGATTTAAAGCCAACATAACAGAG AGCTTCACACGGCAGAGCAAATTCACATATGGCCTCGTGGTGGAAGAGATTACAACACGTGATGAAACTAATAGTATCTGTACACATGGCTCTCGAGCAATGCCGAGCGGTGGCTTGAGCATGGATGGACCTCCTACAACCCTCAGTGGTACCGGAGTTGATCGAATGGCATTCCTACAGGCTAATATCACTCGAGACAATACAGAGTTTGTAAATGGTGCAATTATCGGAGACAGATATATTTTCCAG TTGGACCAAGGTCTTGGCATCGGAAGCAAAAACCCATTCTTCAACCGTCATCAGCTTAGCCTGACAAAGTTCATCAATTTAAATAAGCAAGAGAAAGGTGCTGGCAAGCCACTCCCAGCTGTTTTGGTTCTTCATGGTCATTATGCAGGTTGTGTAGGAGATCTGCCAAGCTATGATGCATTCACACTTGGAGGACCTTACTCCGTTAGGGGCTTTAGCAACGGTGAACTGGGTGCTTCTAGGAATATTCTTGAG CTTGCTACTGAGTTGCGCATCCCTGTGAGAAACACACATGTGTATGGATTCGTTGAACATGGCACTGACCttgggagttctaaggatgtgaaAGGGAACCCTACAGAGTTCTTCAGACGTGTTGGTCATGGATCTTCGTATGGTGTTGGCGTCAAGCTTGGCTTGGTAAGGGGAGAGTACATTGTAGATCACAATGCTGGTACTGGGACCATTTTCTTTAGATTTGGTGAGAGATTTTGA